Proteins encoded by one window of Cytobacillus sp. IB215665:
- a CDS encoding DUF4870 domain-containing protein, which produces MLAAVIYVISFFTVFLGPLVIWLIKKDESSFVDYHGRMYFNFFISYTIYSLISMLLMLVIIGFLTIWLVGIYIFIFTVIGAIKAYQGEEYQIPFAIRLL; this is translated from the coding sequence ATGTTAGCAGCAGTAATATACGTTATTAGTTTTTTTACAGTGTTTTTAGGTCCGCTGGTTATTTGGTTAATTAAAAAGGATGAATCATCTTTTGTTGATTACCATGGAAGGATGTATTTTAACTTTTTCATATCATACACCATTTATAGTTTAATAAGTATGCTATTAATGCTAGTCATTATAGGATTTTTAACTATATGGTTGGTCGGAATTTACATTTTTATTTTTACAGTTATAGGAGCTATAAAAGCATATCAAGGGGAAGAGTATCAAATTCCTTTTGCGATTCGATTGTTATAA
- a CDS encoding nucleotidyltransferase domain-containing protein produces the protein MYEHHKKAVQVLSEQFKDDPKVRALLIGGSVAKGYASESSDVDIIIIATDEEFERRKEQHDLFYWSGDECDYEGGYVDGKIVNLQFLEDVAHHGSEPARFAFQDAIIGFSKIPQLDMILQQITTYPVHEQQQKIEQFYVQFEAARWYVAEAEKRNDKYLMMHIVSSLVLFGGRLILAQNKVLYPYHKWFMKVLSELDNKPTNFMELTKELLSSPNSENAELFCKSIEQFADWPMIKEGWPNRFMVETEWSWMNQRTPVADL, from the coding sequence ATGTACGAACATCATAAAAAAGCAGTACAAGTACTAAGTGAACAATTTAAAGATGACCCCAAAGTTCGAGCACTGTTAATAGGTGGCTCAGTTGCCAAAGGGTACGCTAGTGAAAGTTCGGATGTGGATATAATTATAATAGCTACAGATGAAGAATTTGAAAGACGTAAGGAGCAGCATGACTTATTTTACTGGTCCGGTGATGAATGTGATTATGAAGGTGGCTATGTAGATGGCAAAATAGTAAATCTTCAATTTTTAGAAGATGTTGCACATCACGGAAGTGAGCCAGCAAGATTTGCATTTCAAGATGCCATCATTGGCTTTTCAAAAATACCTCAATTAGACATGATATTACAACAAATAACAACATATCCAGTACACGAACAACAACAGAAGATAGAACAATTTTATGTGCAATTTGAAGCAGCAAGATGGTATGTTGCAGAAGCTGAGAAGAGGAATGACAAATATTTGATGATGCACATCGTTTCATCACTCGTCCTATTTGGCGGAAGGTTAATATTGGCTCAAAACAAAGTATTGTATCCTTATCATAAATGGTTCATGAAAGTGTTAAGTGAACTTGACAACAAGCCTACAAATTTTATGGAACTAACAAAAGAGTTACTGTCTTCCCCAAACAGTGAAAATGCCGAGCTTTTTTGTAAAAGTATAGAACAATTTGCAGATTGGCCTATGATAAAAGAAGGGTGGCCAAACCGCTTTATGGTTGAAACAGAATGGAGTTGGATGAATCAACGAACACCTGTGGCGGATTTATAA
- the yjcZ gene encoding sporulation protein YjcZ: MVDGVRSGGIFALVIVLFVLLIIIGVACGGGLGYGY; encoded by the coding sequence ATGGTTGATGGTGTTCGTTCAGGAGGAATATTTGCACTCGTAATTGTCTTATTTGTACTGTTAATTATCATTGGCGTCGCTTGTGGCGGTGGGCTTGGTTACGGGTATTAA
- the metA gene encoding homoserine O-acetyltransferase MetA, whose translation MPINIPHNLPAKEILEKENIFVMDELRAYSQDIRPLNIVILNIMPEKEKTETRLLRLLGNSPLQVNITLLRPTTHESKTTKKSHLDQFYRTFDEIRDKKFDGMIITGAPVEQLSFTEVNYWDELKEIMDWTTTNVTSTLHICWGAQAGLFHHYGVKKYPLKKKCSGIFQHRRLYKNITLLRGFDDIFNVPVSRYTTVKQEEIEEIPNLTILSTSDEAGVCLVASNDGKRIFLTGHLEYDEYTLKEEYDRDTSKGISIHMPNNYFPNNDPTKQPIHSWRSHANLLFVNWLNYYVYQETPYIWE comes from the coding sequence ATGCCAATTAATATTCCGCATAACTTACCAGCTAAAGAAATACTGGAGAAGGAAAATATTTTTGTAATGGATGAGTTAAGGGCATATTCACAAGATATTCGCCCTTTAAATATTGTGATATTAAATATTATGCCCGAAAAAGAAAAAACAGAAACAAGGTTGCTAAGGCTGTTAGGAAATTCACCTTTACAAGTTAATATAACTTTACTAAGACCAACAACACATGAATCTAAGACGACAAAAAAATCACATCTCGACCAGTTTTATAGAACTTTTGATGAGATTAGAGATAAAAAGTTCGATGGCATGATCATTACAGGTGCTCCTGTTGAACAACTTTCTTTTACTGAGGTAAATTATTGGGACGAATTAAAGGAAATCATGGATTGGACTACTACAAATGTCACATCAACACTTCATATTTGTTGGGGTGCTCAAGCAGGGCTCTTTCATCATTATGGTGTAAAGAAATACCCCCTGAAAAAGAAATGTTCTGGCATTTTTCAACATCGACGTCTTTATAAAAACATTACTCTTTTACGTGGTTTCGACGATATATTTAACGTACCTGTTTCTAGATATACAACCGTAAAACAAGAAGAAATTGAGGAAATTCCTAATTTAACTATTTTATCTACATCTGATGAAGCAGGTGTTTGTCTCGTCGCCTCAAACGATGGAAAAAGGATATTTCTAACTGGACATTTAGAATATGATGAATACACATTGAAAGAAGAATATGATCGGGATACTTCGAAAGGAATCTCTATTCATATGCCAAATAATTATTTTCCAAATAATGATCCTACAAAACAACCTATTCATTCTTGGCGTTCACACGCAAATTTATTATTTGTAAATTGGCTTAATTATTATGTATATCAAGAGACACCTTATATTTGGGAATAA
- a CDS encoding class I SAM-dependent methyltransferase, translating into MEDFNWHHRSGQEWDKKAEFWNNRSEQMWEDGSRKTIIPFVKKYFKLGGVVADIGCGDGYGSQKLAKENYQVVGIDLSKEMIEKASLFNNEEKLTFIQADARELPFKASSVDAIIAINCLEWTEDPKHVLLEFQRVLKPNGFFCAGILGPTAGPRQHSYPRLFGEKVICNTMMPWEFENLAKAHDWDIVDGHGIYKKEVQDEQINSLPKELKQALTFMWVSMLINKSEK; encoded by the coding sequence GTGGAGGATTTTAATTGGCATCATCGATCTGGTCAAGAATGGGATAAAAAAGCTGAATTTTGGAATAACAGAAGTGAACAAATGTGGGAAGATGGTAGCCGGAAAACAATTATCCCATTTGTAAAAAAGTACTTTAAATTGGGTGGGGTTGTTGCAGATATTGGCTGTGGAGACGGTTATGGTTCACAGAAGCTAGCGAAAGAAAATTATCAAGTGGTAGGTATTGATTTATCGAAAGAGATGATTGAGAAAGCAAGCCTTTTTAATAATGAGGAAAAGTTAACATTTATACAAGCTGATGCTAGAGAACTTCCTTTTAAAGCTAGCTCAGTAGATGCCATTATCGCTATTAATTGTCTTGAATGGACTGAAGACCCAAAGCATGTGTTATTAGAATTTCAGCGTGTCTTAAAACCTAACGGCTTTTTTTGTGCAGGTATATTAGGCCCTACTGCTGGTCCTAGACAACATAGCTATCCTAGACTATTTGGAGAAAAAGTCATATGCAACACGATGATGCCTTGGGAATTTGAGAACTTAGCAAAGGCACATGATTGGGACATTGTAGATGGTCATGGGATATATAAAAAGGAGGTCCAAGACGAACAAATTAACAGCTTACCGAAAGAGTTAAAGCAAGCCCTGACTTTCATGTGGGTATCTATGCTTATAAATAAAAGTGAAAAATAA
- a CDS encoding endonuclease: protein MNQQCFIELAGGVYTHHKFYSSLSRNNKFDLFWSFFTSDYSYVKSVYAGIEIDILQKTNKHSIEHIFPQSTMKKYLAMKKANVNVIKGATVNPLNFAAAHKKVNSHRGHLTFDIENDTVIHRLKLSVPHNYTDFGIDYENEWIVPHVSRGNIARTMLYMMLVYNIQELHMDHLHTYRYWAKCDPPEVWEIEYNAWVLEKHHISNLFVTDDIEQMVKLLDDDHLFQHILCNK, encoded by the coding sequence ATGAATCAACAATGCTTCATTGAGTTAGCAGGTGGTGTATATACACACCATAAATTTTATAGCTCCTTATCAAGAAATAACAAGTTTGATCTTTTTTGGTCATTTTTTACTAGTGACTATAGTTATGTTAAATCAGTCTACGCGGGGATCGAGATTGACATTTTACAAAAAACTAACAAACATAGTATCGAACATATCTTTCCTCAAAGTACTATGAAAAAATATTTAGCTATGAAAAAAGCTAACGTCAATGTAATTAAAGGTGCAACTGTAAACCCTCTTAACTTTGCTGCTGCACATAAAAAAGTCAACTCACACAGAGGACACCTAACATTTGATATTGAAAATGATACCGTTATACACCGCTTAAAATTGAGTGTACCACATAACTACACTGATTTTGGTATTGACTATGAAAATGAATGGATTGTTCCGCATGTGAGTAGAGGTAATATAGCTAGAACGATGCTATATATGATGTTAGTTTATAATATTCAGGAGTTGCATATGGATCACTTACATACTTATCGGTACTGGGCAAAATGTGATCCCCCTGAAGTTTGGGAAATTGAGTATAACGCTTGGGTTTTAGAGAAGCATCATATCTCTAATTTATTTGTTACTGATGACATTGAGCAAATGGTGAAATTACTAGATGATGATCATTTATTTCAACATATACTATGTAACAAGTGA